CAacaagaaaaggaagaaaagttgGCAACAATGCCATTAATGTTTGTTTTAAGACCAGATTTCTAAGGCGCTCCTGTAAAATTCTGCCAAACGAAAactgtttataattttgaagGAAAACATTCTAGAATATATAATCGTGTAACCTTTCGTACTTATAAGCTCTCAAAGTTTGGTCACATATTTCTAggatatcttgtatatattatcaacgactatataattaatttttaataatgatatttttaatagtaaaattataattagctATTTGAAAGATTTGGTGCAAGAATGAAGAAGGTTTATAGTCAAGGTTcgttttagataaaatttattttaagtgtTATTTATATCTAGAGTGGACCTCATGAAAAATTATCGCAGACATTCTTGcactaaattttttagttttacttCAATTTACGCGCTATTTACAGATCtattatgtgtgtgtgtgtgtgtgtgacgCGTTACTTATCACAGTATAAGGAatcgaaaagaattttttgtttaaattaatatcgaatgacaatttacattttatccaTAGATATTGTCTATCACATGTCGTGATATCATAAAAGAGAACACAAATTTATCATCTGTGTTCATCGAGCATTACAAACCTAGGAGCAAATATAAGATTTGTCGTGTAAAACAATATCTGAACGATAAAATGATttcaatcattattattattattaaggaTCATCGTGAAGAAATGCGAAAAATGATCTCGGTGCAATCATCATGTTTGTACGCCAATTGTCGCATGAATGTTATTATGAACGAATACAGGGATCATTTTTGCATGCGTAAAAAAATGGAACTTCGCgagaattatatttgtttcgaTCTTTTTGTGTGAATCGACCAAGAACGGCCAGTGATTTTAAGAAAGAAGTATTTAAAGTGTTTAGCGAAGAGAGATAAACTTCAAATGTGACCAAGAAGCTCGCGTGCTGGCATTCTTACCGCCCGTACACCCACCGTATCGTTTTCACACCACTTTGTAACAAATTCGCGAAATGAAACCTTTTCATGTTCGCCATATTTTTAGCTAGTTGTAGCATTTACTTGTGACATTTTCGAGGAAGATCGATGTTAAATTACGTGAGAATGTATTATGGGCATCAAAAGTTAATATTGGATCGATACCAAAGATTTATTATGTTTGTCGAATAAAGTCAAAATTTTAgaatgttgaaataatatttattaactgttttaatttaaaaacgttttaattaaaaaaaaaactaaccAATGTTGAAATTTCGCTTAGGATAGAAATGAATGGGAAGAACGACACTAAGCTTTTGGATCGACCCAATATTTACAAGAGTGTAAATAATGTCCGCGAATTAAATCGTGCTTTAATTGCgatgcatttttattgttcACAGATGCacatgcaatatttatattataattttaggaAGAGAATGATGCCGTCATGACCGCAACTGCGGCGGCAGACATGCAAAGATCTCTTCGATATCTTGACTATTTGTCAAGTtgtgcaattaaattattttaatattataccaACCTGTTCTATCCAATCCGTGTTCCTCGTCTCATTTCCAACCAGTAAGGAACCACTTATCTCGATGCACCAAGGTAACAAAACCATATCAAACATTTTACTACAAATTGCTAActgttacagaaaaatgtaattttaaaaatagtatctGGCGATCTTACGTACGTGAAAATTACGATCTTACGTACGTAGAAATTTCTTATGacaattcaatttatattgatcagcaatatttaaatatttgtttatgcatgcgaatttttttaatgataaacaattttataaaaaacccGCCACATTTGTAACTATATATcgatttaattgtatatattaatacatttctttttatttatttattgttattttgaagTGTCATATATAGCTTTGTATACTACTTAATTATGTGCAGTAACAAGTTCAAATTTAAAgacttatatttaaataagagcttcaatttttaatatatatgcaagTACATGAAAGAAAGTGgtatacaaaaatacacaTGTGCTCGATTATTCTGtttcttgatttttaatgtactttcattttttttcagtgaaaatttcaagtacaCGCGATATTTACGTGGATGCCTTTCGATATTTAGCCTGCACCCACACTCTATACATTCTCAATTGTTTACCCCTGTTAACTTGCAGTCTTCTATCCACGAAGTTTTGTTCTTCGTTGAAGCCATTATcggtaaataattttctgacaTCCTctgaaataagataaatttttgtatacaatTAATACTCTATTTGTCGACTACAATTAATTTGCAGAGATTCATGGAAAAACGTTAGAAGCGTCAAATATCGAATATCAATGattttgcaagaaaagaaTTGTGAAAACTTGGCAATAGTAATATACAATCAGGTAGGATTTAAACGctatactaaaattttaaaggaaATCATACCTTGTTGGAAAAAGTATACCATGGTGCCGTCTCCACGAGCATAAAAATTCTCTCCAAGACAATTACCCTTCTTAAATCTTAATTGTGCTAAATCATATCTGCCGTAATCGCGAAATAGAACTATTCCACCCGGTTTTAGATATCTGTGTATTTGCCGCACTACGTGCTGCATTCTGCAAAACAACACGATACAAGTTGTGTATATTAACCATCTAGtctttcttaaatatatattataaaaataaaagaatataaaaatgttaataataaaaataaaaatataaaaaaataaagtatgtaacaaatataagatttattgataatatggCAAGAACATACTTATCAGGATGAATGGCagataatacaaatataagaaCAATGATATCCAAACTTTCAAGCTCAAAAGGAGTCGTCCATGTTTCTTGAGTGACATCTAGAACAAATGCTTTACACCTAAAATCGCAAGCAATTAAACTTGTGAATTGTGTGAAAAATTTACGTAATTACATTCgattagataattttaaatcaatttcttaAGTATTTTACCTATTTACATTGTAAGCAGGATTTTGCTGCAGTATATCAATGGCTTTCGCAGAAAAGTCACAACAATATACAAACAGTTTTGGGTCTGTATTGTACATTAGTATAGGAAATACGGTATTTCCTACGCCACAGCctatttccaatattttacaacCATCTTTGCAGGGTAGactaagaattttaatatgtttatctCCCTGATTTTGATCTTTGTCCGTAAGTGCAGCTCTCATGGGTCTTTCAGTCTCTTGTTTAACTGTATTAGGTGCTAATTCTGGAAACTCAATTAGTAACCAATGCCTATCTTTGAAAAATCTGTAACaatcaatatgtatataaatgttttaattagaaatatttctgaAGTAACATCTCAGCGAATAattcaattgaaaaattatattaatattttaaattatattatatttaactgaagatattttttagacTTTACATACCCATTGTTATGTATATCGTAAAACTTATCCCAATATTTATCTGCTTCAGTATCATGTTTCAATAGTTGTTCAGATGATTGTGTAACAATAGAATTCTCATCCACTTTTTGCTGTGCCAGCTTTTCTTGTTCCTCATCCCATGTAACATTATCCCTATTTAAAAAGTCAATGTTAggcaattaatattcaataataagtatattaaaagCAGAACAACTTAGACTTGACaatgttttcatttttatcagATGATCACACAAGTGAATAAGAgttctacaaaataaattatttaccatgtaataagtaacaaattaaattgtaactcTAAACacctataaattaaaataaaacgtggCAAAGATaaagtaaagaataaataaaaaaagagaagaaaagatttattgagcttaaattatatcatcaaATGTTGGATTCTAAagtgtcaaatttttttaggtTAGAGCATGCATGCCGTATTCGTATTGCATAAAACATCAAACAAATTGAACGTATCTGCAATTGCATATGAAGCTACATCATACCATGCATTGTGTTGGAAGACATTTCCATCAAGGGGCAAATTTCGCGTTCCAAATTGAGGTCTCTTCGCTTCCCGGTTGTCACTCGATGTGTCTTCCGCCATATCTTGCACCGGCGAACTCGAACTCAGGTAAATTGcacataattatatgatttaatatgATCACCTGCAtggcatattaaaaaaaacaaacgtgaaatgaatttttattcagtAGAAAACTGAACATATGCATAAGAGAATCATGTCGGCATCAAgctttaacaattttcatttaaatttcattgcaattaaaaatctatccGATTCATCGATGAAATACTAAAaaggattaaattaaatagtggccaattttgaattaattttgaaaactaagtaatgttttgagaaataatgagttttgagaaaatatttattgtaaaatataaatatttgttttaccatatcttaatacaaattgaaaaataattaaaacgcgataaataacaaaataaacttGGGGTCGAacacttattatttatatttttatctgtgaTATATAGACAACtatcaatttaaaaactttggaTTAATTACTTCAATAATTTCCATGATGTTGAGTTGTACTACTGAAAACTGACAGTGACAACTTGTAACAGATTTTGTTCGCACTGAGAACGATTTGTCCGATTCAATGTTGAACAGCAAtgttagagaaataaaaaactgtaGCGGTTTATAATGTAAACGTTGttgtaaatgaaaaatttattctgccTCGACACCCTCGACACTGAGTTGTACTACTGAAAATTAAGTGGAACCTACAACGCGTTGCCACTAGATAGCACCACACATCCACGCTACATCTCACCGAAACATGTCCCGCTGAAAATCCTGacgatttttcaaaaatatcggAGTACATATTGCATCTCACTAATATCTTTCATAAGcctctattaaatatttcatttttttcattattattcaattatttaaaatatgtccGTTTACTGTGTATGATCATAAAAGCGAGCAATGGCGTTTTATGTCTTaactttatgtattttatggcGAGTTAAAGTTGCGtcaaaagtatataaaatgcaaagtaCGGATTACGGGATTTAATGAGGTAAAAAATGACGTACTTTTTTTCGACGAGAGATatcatatattgcaaaaataagcGACAGCATTGAATCATGCGCGCGGTCGTATAGGATCAACGACCTAAGAAAGTGATAcaagttaggttaggttaggttaggctGAGGATATGCGCGTGGTATGCGGAAGCAGGATGGGTGTGACGCGACAAGGGTGTGCAGGTCGCGAGGGTGGCGTAAGTTACGTCACTAGATGTTTGATGTTGCAGGAGCGAATCTCACTGCCTTTGTACTTGGACTCATTACGATTCTTTGGTATTTGAGCATATTTCTGAATGTGTGAAATACAGAtttgtgatattaaaaatgtaacatatgAAAGAGTAACTGAGGCTAGTATGATGTCAAAGGAAACGGGCTCCTCTTTTTTTCACActttgacatattttttaatattacagttAAACAAGAGATGTTAAAATGATGAATTTACTGCATAGTTTCTTTCAAGCAGATAGATAATTCCAGAGATATTTGTTCAATATGTGTTTCTAAATACGGTCTCCTGTTTCAgctatttttgagaaaatcaaTTCCAAGGATATTAATCTGATTATTGGAGATGCCGTTCTGTAAAAGACAGATGAATTAATGTCAATTAGAAGGAACCCATTTCTGGGTGGAACTGATGGACTACATTTTCCAAGTAAAAGATCATAATTTTGAGATTCATCAAAATGAATACTTTTTagctttaatttatacattttcaaaGAATTGAGATTGacaaatagatatataaattgataagaaaagacattttatatttttagaattaatctTTGATGTGCAGAAATTCAAGAATTCTGTATTCTACAGAATAGCTTTCCATCAATTCTtcttaactttaataaattttatcaatttaattatcaattctaTTTGTCCATCTAATTTCTCATCTTTTAGTATGCCTATATTTTACACATGTAAACACGTCTCTTTTGAAAAacccattaattttttttcagcattttttaaaaatactaaatcaTAGATACAACATATTGTAAAGTGTAACTTATAAGTACGATTTTGCGCCAATCGTATTCAGCAGTCCGCTAATAATTTAGTGGAAATTTTCCTTCCGCCGAATTTCTTTGAATCTATGCGAAGCCAAAGATACGCCAGCAACCGCGATCGTCGGTTCGTTCGCGAGAACGCTTTTCCGTTATCGACGTTATGTGGCTCTTTGGCGATGAGGTGTGATGAGGTGAGGCACGGAGAGAGACGAGACGACGAGGAAgaggcgcgcgcgcgattcctGGCAACCGGTTGCCAAGGGCCATGAGGTCCTCGCGCCGCTCCTGCACTCGCCGCCTCGTCGTGGGTGGCTACCGTGACGTCCTAATCCTACCGCGAGTCCCTAGGGGCGAGATCGATACACACCGTGATCCGTTTCCcttcctctcctctcctcccGTGTTTTCGCGCGATAGGTTTTAGCACCCATCGATCTCAGTCGCAGAACTCGTCGGAgactggaaaaaaaaataaataaaacggaCCTGTCCTCGCGCTCCTCCGCCGGAAACTGGCGCGCGATGATCCCCTGCGCTTCCAACTCGTAAAATTTGCAAGACTTGTACtttcagatttaaataatatttcagcaaAGATCGAAATCAGAGTTGAAATGCGCATTAATCGATATTTcgctttattttaatcttgcaggttttctaattttaacaaaCGGTTCTTTTTCCGAAAATCGATCACGTTACCTCTCTTTTGCAGCGAGAGATTTTGCTGCGTCTCGTTGTGCAGAACGAGCAAACTTGTGCTGTCAGAGATCATATCAGGAATCTGCAGTTTCCGAAATCTTCGCCGCGTGTCTTTTTATTGATCTTTTCATACATGCGATGCAATAATGCATCGTTAATTAACAGATaaatcaatatgtatatgtgtaataaTTGAATAGCTTAAATTATGTTGAAACACTTAACGCAGAGCGAGAGTTAACTCAGCCGTTAAAGAAGCGGTTTTTACACTCCGCGTTTGGAATCTATTTCTCGTTTCCTCCCTCGAATCTTAAGAACCTTATTCGCGGTGCTTCTTGGATTCCGACTAATCGCCTTTTTTATCCCTACGATTTAACAGATCTCGCAGAGAGCAGGAACAAAGAGGAAGGGCAAGGTTTGACCTTTTCGATGGGATGGCGGAACGGGTAGGACAAGGGTAGTTCGACGGTTGTCTTTTGGGGCATCGGCCCTTGCCTCGCCGAGGGGAGGGTGAGCAGAGGCGGACGAGGAGGACCTACGCGTTATTGAGCGGCCATTTCCCACAAAGCGCAGACGAGGGCAACCACCCCGACGAAGCGCGCGgagtcctctctctctctgccccTCCACCCTTTCACCATTCCGGCTGCTCTACTCTCCGCCCTCCGCCCTCGTCCTTTCGTCCCTTTGCGCCGCTGCTCTCCCTTCGGTCTACTGCCAGCGAGAGAACCTTTCCGTGCGAGACACGGATAATGCACCGCCTGCATCCTCGGAAGTGGCGGATTTCTTAACCCTAATAGAACATAGGCAACGGAATGAAGATCTCGTGAGAATTCCGGTAAAGAGAAATTTCGagcgaattttttttattatcctcGCGTTAGCTTTGTTTGAACTTCATTTATGCAGTTTCAGAACTATTAACTGCCAGCAGGCGCGTAGATTTCCAGATGGGAAAAGATTTAGAGTTCATTAagattcattattataaaaacgcAAAAGTAATTGAAGAAATGTTGACAAATAATGCAGTAATAATTATCTCTGAACACACAATATTctgagattattttatattattattgttgttagaattttatgtttttcaaatatatttttttcaatgaatgTGCCGATATCGCTAATCTGCAGAATTCTAcgctaaaaaaagataaagtatgtggaaaatctaaaaaatctcaaatatcagagtaataatttttaaaataaaattattgatgtttattttgcatttacatatatatgtgataatatttttcactttacaaaagataatttttaatttatcgttgaatataatagaaaaaaaaaaagaatttcgcGCAACGTTATATCGGAGCTGATTCGCCGTGTGATTTCGCGAGCGAATTTGGAGGGTATAAGCCTCTCTTGCGGCACCGCCACCCCGCACACCGGCGGAATATATAATCTCGGGGTCATTGCCCGAACGATCTTTGGGGGTTCCACCGTTCCTGCAACAAGGGTGAGAGACGCCTCGGAAAGCGGACGCAGATATCGACTACCACTTTTCCCAAAAgacaaaaatgcaaatctGGAATGATTTCTGTCTGAAATTTTTGCTCGATGATAACGTTTTAATGTAGAAAAAGTGACTCTATATATTAAGTCGTATTTAAGAaaagatatgtatattaacATATCGGAAATGAATATTAGTGTAGAAAATTTAACGTTTAATTGACAAATAGATGAAAGACACTGTCGTTAAATTGAAACGCCAATCATGATATTAACATTTCACTTTTCTCTTGTTTCAGATAATGAATGCCGCATTTCCAGATAAACAGTGCAAATAGGACGGAAAATAATGCATCGTTGCGGATAATTAAGATGATTGAATCGCCGATGCTCTCTGTGCCATCCGATACAACGTCAAACCGAAACGCCACCATCATGCGGTGGGACGATGCGGTCGCTTTAATGGTATGCAAATTACCAGGTAAATCCTGTGCATGAGCTTTGTCGGGAGGGAATTGGGCAAAATTGAAAGGGTTGGCTCGAAGTGATTCTTGAAAAACAAACACAAAACACGGCCACGCGGCCCCCTCCCGATTAATTACGCTAATGGAAACATTTTCGCAGCATTCGAGCTGCGAGAGTCGCTGATCGATATATGTGTACGAAGGGTGTGcacaagatatatatatatatatatatatatgaagtTGTCATTAAAAACGACACATTCAATCACTCTCATAttcgcaattaattaataatttaaaaggaAATGTCTAAAGGCACAGAGCAATACGCTTCGGAAATggttatttaagaaaaattaacgcGTCTTCAAcatgtttgtataaaaaagGTGATATTCGCAGGGTGTATTCGAGTTTTGTGGTATGCGATGTACAAATGGCAGATATGCAGATACCATACCAGGGCGACGGTATCTATTTATAACGGCGACGGATCACGGGGCGATTGACCGCGTGGCCTTGACTTCCGGTTGACCCGACTGTTCCCCTTGGGAATTTCGGTGCGACTCGCAGGATTTCCCCGTAGGCACTTGGGCACCTATTAATCCCTTCAATCAGAGAAAAACGGCCATCAGACGAGAAGGATTCCTTGCCGGCGGGATTGAATATTTCGCGCGGAGCGTCGACCGGGAAACTGTTCTTTTCGGTTGCAtcacatattatatttctgcaaataaaataaatccaccatatatttgtataagaaaaaagaaaagcggcGGAGAGGAGGACGGATTTCTTCGCGAAGGCGTTACGTTTTCCTTATGATTTGGATAAGGAAGGACAATGTAAAACTCCGAACGAACTCGGATACGGAATAAACCCGATCATTTTcgttaattagaaaattattaattaaaaaattaggtAGTAATTAGACAATAATAATGTAGTAAGTAATCTGAAATTTCGATAAACACAAGTAATCTCTGCGTTTACTTGTGATTGCGCGGTGCATCTTTcagcgtttaaaaatttaattcatctcGGAAGGGATATTGACTTCGATCTCCGTTCTCGTACAGATAACCGACAAAACGCGGATGATGCCTAATCCAATCTTACGATTTCGTTACTCACAT
Above is a genomic segment from Linepithema humile isolate Giens D197 chromosome 6, Lhum_UNIL_v1.0, whole genome shotgun sequence containing:
- the Mettl2 gene encoding tRNA N(3)-methylcytidine methyltransferase METTL2 is translated as MAEDTSSDNREAKRPQFGTRNLPLDGNVFQHNAWDNVTWDEEQEKLAQQKVDENSIVTQSSEQLLKHDTEADKYWDKFYDIHNNGFFKDRHWLLIEFPELAPNTVKQETERPMRAALTDKDQNQGDKHIKILSLPCKDGCKILEIGCGVGNTVFPILMYNTDPKLFVYCCDFSAKAIDILQQNPAYNVNRCKAFVLDVTQETWTTPFELESLDIIVLIFVLSAIHPDKMQHVVRQIHRYLKPGGIVLFRDYGRYDLAQLRFKKGNCLGENFYARGDGTMVYFFQQEDVRKLFTDNGFNEEQNFVDRRLQVNRGKQLRMYRVWVQAKYRKAST